The Bacteroidota bacterium genome contains the following window.
AATGGCATCCGGCTTGAAGGTGATGCCCACCGCTTCATTCCCGAAGCAGCCATTCAGCAAATCACGGTTGAAACAGGCCACCTCGATGCTTCCTATGGCGACCTGCTTTCCGGCGCCGTTAACATTAGCACACACGCCGGCAATGCGCCGTATTTTGGTAATTTTGAAGCCCTGACTTCTGAGTCGCTCGATCCGTTTGGATACAGCGTGTTCTCTGGCGCACTGGGTGGTTCGTGGCTTGACAGGAGAGTTAGTCTTTTTGTTGCCGGCGAGTATAACGATCAACTGGATAGCGCACCCAGTGCGATCGGGCAATTGCAAATTCTACCCGCAGTACTCGAAGACCTGAGAAACGCACCTATGGCCCTTCAGGCGACAACACAGCGTGGCGAAGAAATTTTGCTACCTCTACCCGCAGCCCTTAATGCCGGCGCCACGATCCTGGTTGATGACAACGGCCTTGTAGATATCCAGAGTGACCAAATTGTATTTTCCGATGGCACACGTCTCGCAGCAGCCGATATAGATCCACAGTCCCTAAGCTATGCGCCGGTAATGAGGGCCAATTATCTGACACCCGATCAATTCAGCATTGAGTCAGCAAAGCTCGGCCGGCAACAATCCGCGAAGTCGTTTATCGGAACCCTGGCCGTTCAACCGTTGCCCCGCACCCGGCTCCAGTTGCAGGGCCGGTTTTATAATACCCAACAGGACGAGCAGATTGCAAACATAAACCAGCAGGTTATTTTTGCACCAGAGATCGTCCCAACAATCGAAAAACAGGACGCACAGTGGAATTTCTCCTTATCCCAGCACCTGGGCGCAGCCACTTTTGTGCATGTATATGGCGACTTCTGGAAAAACAAAAGCACTACCTTTGACCGTCGCTTTGGACGCGATTGGGATGCACTGCTCGAATACGGCAACATTGACAGCCCGGTGTATGACGTATTAAGGGGCTATAAAAACCTGCAATTTGTCAACGAAATCCGTGTTGACGACCACGGCACGCCAGGAGACCCATCCGACGACACAGAATTCACGGTCAGAATTCCGGCCTATAATACCTTGTATGAAGATGGTAGCGGCCCGCCCCTTAGTGATGAGGTGGTCGCCAGCCTTGCGCAGGTGCCAGGCGGGCGATTCAACAGTTTTGAGCAGGCTGAAAGCAATCGTTTTCAAATAGGCGGCTACCTCAAAACGCAGCAAGCCAATCATGCCTTGGAAGCCGGCTTCCTATACGAGAAACGTACGCATCGATTCTGGCAGCTAAATGCGCCCTTGCTTGCCAGGTTTTCGGAAGGATCTCCACTAGAGCTCTCCCACACGCCGCCTATTGACCGTCGATACCCGTTTTACAGTTCTGTCCCGTACGATGTACTCAATGCAGCAGTTGGGGTGTATTACGGCTATGACATCACCGGCCAGGGCAAGGTAAACAGCGAAGACCTCACCGGCTTCCTTTCTTCTGATCCAGACAAGCCCCTCGAAGCGTACAACCTGAAACCGTACCAACCCATCACCTACGCCGGGTACGTACAAGACAAAATTGTGTGGGAAGATGTTGTCCTCAGCTTCGGATTACGCGGGGAAGTGTTCGACAACAATATCCGCGTATTAAAAGACCCTTTTTCACGCCTACCCATTTGCAGGGCCGGCAACATTGGCAGTACGGTGAATGATATTGCCTGTGGCGAAGGCTCCCTGCCCATAACCGTTGACGAAGACTTTGCCGTTTATTTTGTAGAGGATCAGGTTTCCGGATACAGAGACAACGAAGGCAATTTCTATTCAGCCGGCGGCATCAGAACGGATCAGGTAGATGGTAGCGCACGGCGTGTTTCCAATACGATTGAGACATCACAATTTGAAGATTATAAACCGCAATTTGCCCTGATGCCTCGCGTCGGCGTAAACTTGCTGGTGCATGACGACTTGATGCTCTTTGCCAGCTACAACGTGTTAACCCAGGCCCCCTACACAAACAGCTTTGCAACGCTTGCCCAATTTGCCGGCGGCCGTGCGCTTAACAACACCGGATTAAAGCCCGAGCGCATGAGAAAAATTGAGCTAGGCTTTGATCGCTCGGTTGGCTTACACAGGCTGCGGGCATCGCTATTTGTTTATCGGGGAAGTAACCTCGTGAGCTTACGGGTGATGACGCCGGCTACATATTGGGGGGCAAACAACCGGGGTACCAGCACAAGCAAGGGATTGGAGCTTCACTATGCCCTCCGCGGCATCAAGGGCCTGACAGGAGACGTCAGCTATACCTACAGTATAGCTGAAGGCACACGCCCAGGCTCCCACAGCCTGTTGAATAACTACTTCTCCACAATTACATCCAACCATACCTATCCGCAGGACTTCGATCAGCGACACAACTTAAACGTCTCGCTGGCCTACGCAATCGACAAAGCAGCCGGCCCCCAAATACTTGGTATCTATCCCTTCGAGAACCTGCATATCGCTGCTGATTTGCGTGCCGCGAGCGGATTCCCGTACACGGCAGCCACAACGGCAAGACCTCTCACTGGTGAAACTACGTCTGCCCTGGAAACGCTGGGCAATTTCAACGGCGTCAGAATGCCGGCAACAACCCGCCTGGACCTGCAGATCAACCGGTCATTCCACGTCCAACAAACCCAGGCCACCTTGTTCTTTCAGGTACTGAATTTGTTCGATCACCGCAACGTGAACCAGGTGTGGCCCTTTACCGGCAATCCGAATTACGATGGGTTTCTTTCCTCAACAGCCGGCCAGTCGTTTTTGGAATCACAGCCGGCC
Protein-coding sequences here:
- a CDS encoding carboxypeptidase regulatory-like domain-containing protein, with protein sequence MRFYQTVLHFWAAILLFVPAVAAQHTGTLSGNITSSEDAPLADVQVTLINTSLTANTNEAGAFFLAGILPGTYTVQVQKSGFETKTFTNLVVHSGATRVLQTELDAASNATSTLPFPTAQTQSQVIGTRHVLAGQELTWSPSRGAAAFGRTRAGIATFDGFDDLYVRGTRADQIDYFLNGIRLEGDAHRFIPEAAIQQITVETGHLDASYGDLLSGAVNISTHAGNAPYFGNFEALTSESLDPFGYSVFSGALGGSWLDRRVSLFVAGEYNDQLDSAPSAIGQLQILPAVLEDLRNAPMALQATTQRGEEILLPLPAALNAGATILVDDNGLVDIQSDQIVFSDGTRLAAADIDPQSLSYAPVMRANYLTPDQFSIESAKLGRQQSAKSFIGTLAVQPLPRTRLQLQGRFYNTQQDEQIANINQQVIFAPEIVPTIEKQDAQWNFSLSQHLGAATFVHVYGDFWKNKSTTFDRRFGRDWDALLEYGNIDSPVYDVLRGYKNLQFVNEIRVDDHGTPGDPSDDTEFTVRIPAYNTLYEDGSGPPLSDEVVASLAQVPGGRFNSFEQAESNRFQIGGYLKTQQANHALEAGFLYEKRTHRFWQLNAPLLARFSEGSPLELSHTPPIDRRYPFYSSVPYDVLNAAVGVYYGYDITGQGKVNSEDLTGFLSSDPDKPLEAYNLKPYQPITYAGYVQDKIVWEDVVLSFGLRGEVFDNNIRVLKDPFSRLPICRAGNIGSTVNDIACGEGSLPITVDEDFAVYFVEDQVSGYRDNEGNFYSAGGIRTDQVDGSARRVSNTIETSQFEDYKPQFALMPRVGVNLLVHDDLMLFASYNVLTQAPYTNSFATLAQFAGGRALNNTGLKPERMRKIELGFDRSVGLHRLRASLFVYRGSNLVSLRVMTPATYWGANNRGTSTSKGLELHYALRGIKGLTGDVSYTYSIAEGTRPGSHSLLNNYFSTITSNHTYPQDFDQRHNLNVSLAYAIDKAAGPQILGIYPFENLHIAADLRAASGFPYTAATTARPLTGETTSALETLGNFNGVRMPATTRLDLQINRSFHVQQTQATLFFQVLNLFDHRNVNQVWPFTGNPNYDGFLSSTAGQSFLESQPAVAETLYQHRSRVPNWVGIPRLIRLGLNVTF